The sequence below is a genomic window from Lolium perenne isolate Kyuss_39 chromosome 4, Kyuss_2.0, whole genome shotgun sequence.
ctcatgggcatatctccaacaccaccaccgacaccgtcatctccaccgctgcacctcgtctccactgtaacatctagggttgaatcttgagtatttcataggggaaactctcccggtgttgattactccttgttattgatgctattgagtgaaaccgttgaatcaaggtttatgttcagattgttatccatcaccatatcacctctgatcatgttccatatgatgtcttgtgagtagttcgtttagttcttgaggacatgggtgaagtctaaatgttagtagtgaactatgttgagtaatatttaatggtttgatatttaagttgtggtgttattcttctagtggtgtcatgtgaacgtcgactacatgacacttcagctttatgggcctaggggaatgcatcttgtattcgtttgctaattgtggggttgccggagtgacagcaacctgaacccccgttggtatatcgatgcatgaaggATAGCATGATCTTAgaatttaaggctgtggttagatttatcttaattattttcttgtatttgcagatgcttgcaaggggtttaatcacaagtatgtattagtcctaggaagggcggtgcattagcataggttcacccacacaacacttatcaaaacaatgaagattaatcaactatatgaagcgaaagcactagcctaattcccgtgtgtcctcaagaatgtttggtcatcataagtaaacaaaccggcttgtcctttgcgctaaaaaggattgggccacttgctgcaattattattctcgcattttacttacttgtattttatttatctgctatatcaaaacctcctgaaaacttgtctgtgagcatttacagtgaatccttcatcgaaactgcttgtcaacaccttctgctcctcattgggttcgacactcttatttatcgaaagtactacgatacaccccctatacttgtgggtcatcagttactgcaatattgttatgtttaatgcttgtcactagtgcacgggtggcatgatcttagatctaggctctataattgttgcttagattgtatctacaaattgtatgcacatgtctttgtccggaacccgaggtccCAAAGTGATCTCTAATTGGGATAACCAGAGGGGATGAttttgatatgaggatcacatgttttcaccaagtgttaatactccggtgctctattaaaaggagtaccttaattaccagtagtttcccttgaggccccgctgcaaacgggctggtaggacaaaagatgttatgcaagtttctcattgcgagcacgtatgactatatatggaaaacatgcctacgatattaatagactggatattttatcttaatgctaaattcaattctgtcaattgcccagatgtaatttgttcacccaacacttgttatctggagagttaccactagtgtagatcgtcgggaaccccggtcctttatTTTATCATCATTGCTTTTCAATCAATTGCGCACTGGGATATTTTCCAGTGCCAtctcctctgtgttactgctactgctgtgttactatttctctcatattactgccgcatcacatttccctgtcaacacgccgtcaaagtagtaccaactattttctggcgccgcatcatattaccactgctttcacatcaccctgttgctagtgcttttccaggtgcagctgaattgacaactacgctgtcaaggcttataagtattctttggctccccttgtgtcgaatcaacaaatttgagttttacttccctcgaagactgttgcgatcccctatacttgtgggtcatcaagactattttctggcgccgttgccggggagcatagctctacttataagttcacctggggagtacactccacctctctcactgtttttatttcattttgttttgtctagtttatttttgtcttgttttatttttcctacATATATGAAAATCCATGATTATTGCACAGAAAATTTCAGCAATAAttgttatatccttgattataaagagagactcaattatgcacaagaatgtatcgacaatttgcaggaacccgtggaaTAAGAAGTtgttgaacctgaaagctcattagatgaaaaaaaggaggagagtgatgaacaaaaggagaaagaaaggattagctacccatgccaaccttctaatgagagtaactctttatctcttacattatttgattgcccTCCATGCTCACCAAAGGAGGACGAATGTTATGTTCAtgaggattctcttgaaatattccctgtgagtaaaacttgtgagaataattatgctactgttatttataatAATCTatgctatttttataaatctcaTGATAATATTTTATTTGTGTCTAATTTCAAAATGCATggaactaaagaattttgcttggagagtgtttatgataaagctctagatgatggtcctatggtaCTTGATGCTATAATTttgctgggacgtcgccttatgttatggcctcttatgccctttgcagtcttgttatctagaatagcataatttgctttccgttgctcgttgaattgtggtcagtgacctctgcgtgtaataaatttggatcttaactctgttaagagttgtaatatttttgatttcagtcgtagagtcactgttgtgttaccgattctcaccctgtaggccctagagatctaggttaggcttatgccagatgtgatatctgggctTGTTTAGCCCCGACCTCCAGGGTTCCCGACACCCGTCCTACCAATGCACGCGCAACCCGCTGACCGGTGGTCAATTGATGGAATGGGCATCACCACCACCGACGACGAAGACGGCGGCGGCTGGTAGATTAGGATTAAGTTTTATGTCTTTTAATATCCTATTTTAAATTTCATTCAAATGTGTAAATTATCCTAAATTTAAATTAAATCCGGCTTTATATATTTTGGTTTGAATTATTTTAAATTTTATGTGCCGTAATGTTTTCAATTTCAAATTGTTAACCGGCTGCGCGACAAGATTGCGAAATCTACTCGTCCTGTGGCCCTTGACACTTCCACGGGGACACACGTGTTTTCGTGGTGTGTTGTCTGCCGCGCCACAAACTACAACATTAATGGTGGCGTGCGAGTATGACGTATTAGTGGCACCCAATTGGTGGTGTGTGCCGCATTAACGCCACCTATTATAAAATCCACTCCACTAGAGGTATACTTCCTCCGTCCCGGTTCACAGGGCTTACGCGTATCCCTAGATTGTCAATTTGACAAACTTAATATCAATTATacaatataaaaattatatcattagaaagtacaacatctaaactttctaatgatatatattttatcATATATAACTTGTATTATGATGGTTAAATTTGCAACCTAAAAATAGTGTAGGCCCTatgaactgggacggagggagtattttttaCTAGTGTATGCATCATGAGGCAATGCTTCATCACCCAATGCATCTTTAGTGAATGTCTCATCACCCGATGCATCATCGGTCAATGCCTGTTTTAGCAGTgcatttggtagagggagcacctAAAGTATGAGGGTGATCGTCAAGTTCATGTTGTACAAGGTTTTTCAATATGATCGAATGTAGTTGTATGGTATGATATGGTAACTTCACCAAAATGTTGTACAAGATGACCATAACAGGCCTCATGTGGCAACCAAAACAGATTCTTTTGGACTAGAAGCGCCAAAAGGAAGCACTGGCAACCAAACTAAGTGATTACCAAACAGACTACACAACATGACTCAGTGCATGTTCTTGCCTAGCACTACCCACCTCAGCATTTGCATGCAGGCTACCAACGCGTCcaaggagattttccaaccccaaCTTGAGGGGTGGTAACTAGGGAAAAAATATAGAATATTtagagaaaaataaaaaaaggggAAACCTCTTGAGAGAAACCATCCCACAATATAATTAAGATAGTTGTAATTTCTATACATTGCAAAAATACATGTATGAAACACAACATTCCTCGCACGAAACTACCAATATCACACAACTAAAGGTTCATACAGATTAAATATTTGGCTTGCAGACAATATGCTTATTCATCAAAAAATATTTGGGGTGAGAATATGCCATCTGTTATTCGGCTGACCACCTTTTCTTGTCCACCCTTTTCCTTTGGAAATAATAAAGACAGTGGTAGTGTATCAAGGGCGTCACATTGGTCACATTGTTCGTTCGGTTTCAGAACTATTGTCTGCAAGTTCGGAGCCCGCTCCAGCAAAGCTCTTATAAATGTAAACTGGTGTTCAAATGACGCAAAGCCAATGAACTGGAGCTCTTTCAATAGCAAGTTCTTGGAGCTGCGGAAATCCACCTCCCACCGAGGATTTCTTCTTTGGGGGAATGTCGACCTTACGTTCGCATTGTCTTCACATGCATGGTCCCATACCTATATTTGCATGAGCAGTAAGTTATAATGTAGTTGGATAGGATTTAAAAAAAGTTCCATTATCATTTCTGGTAATTAAGGTAAGCCCCACATAGATATTACAAATATAGGCAAGAAGATTTGTGGAAACAAGGAAACAATCTTTTTACAGGGAAACAACATACTTCAGCTAGAAAAATATTATTCCCTCCGACCACAAATAAGTGACTAAGATTTGTCTAGATACGTTATTTGTGGACAGAGGAAATACTACAAGACTGAGACAACAGAAGTTACCCCAATATGTAATAACTCAATGGAGGGTGCCGCCTCAAGAAAGGCTATCGTCCATTCAATGTCAAAGTCAACAAATATACCACACACAGACAGCTTCCTTATCTTGTTGAATGCGGGGCAGAGTTCCTTTATTTGTAGTGGCATCCAAAGCTGATCAcaagaaaagaaaataagaagaaaGAGGTAGAGGTGGAGGTTAATATAGCTATGACCCCATTGAATGGAATACCAAAAGATAATTAAAAAAACGGATTAGTACTTACGTTTTCTCCTTGGAAATCCAATGTCAGAGTATGAATGCTTGTGGCTCCATCTAGAACCTCACTTAATTTAAACCCTCGATGCGAAGCTGATCTACCATTTGATAGTTTCAATTCCCCAAGAGATGGGACAAAACCAAAAGACAAGGGTGCATATACAGACAACCAAGTATTCCATTCGAGCCTCTCCAGTTTTGGAAGACAGACCAACTCAAGCCTCTCAAAGCGACACGTGTTGATTTCTAGAATActtagttttgagtttggtgCATCTATCTTACACGGAGTGCATTCTCCACTATCAGAATGAAAGAGGATTAGGTGCTTTAGTTGCTTGCAGCAGTCAGACAAGATATGGTTGATGTCCAATTTTCCAAAGCATACGTTATATAGACAGAGTCTTGTGAGGCAACGGAGCACAGTAGGGTATGCAGTGAAAAAACCATCCACGTCCTGGGCTCGCTGTATCATATCTTCCTCAGTACGGTCAAGAGGATCTGTTTCGTCATGAACGGTGAGATCCAAATCTTTCAACAAATCACTACTGACTGCATCATCTACAAGTGGGCCAATGTCACATAAGAAAGTGTTGATCAAGTATAGCTGAAGGTGCAGCCTCGAAATGCTCGATCCTTTCCGTGGTTTAGCCAAGAAACTCCTGGTCGCATTTGTTAACGATGCCATAGCTTGATCCATATCATTTTCCTCAGCAGGGTCAGAGCATGGACCAGATAGGAATTCCTTGACATTGATGCTGAGCTCAGGCAGCAACCAAGGAAGATGCATCCACCGTGTAGAGAGCACACTTGTCCTTGCAGCCATATGTGCAGTGAGTCTCCCCAAGATAGAGAGTAAGATATCATCAGTCAGTGTGCTGAGCCTATCTTCACCCTCCAGTTGCTGCAACGTAAATTATAAACCCGTTAGTTAGCTGCCACATGAATGAATTCAGAAATTCCAAGCAGAAAATAGTTGCACAGTGACAAGAGCAATCTAGCATTTGATAAAGCCAAATATCTCCCGAGCACACTTGCTAACAGTAATTGGGTGAGCTGATTCCGTTCAGATTGATCAGTGTCATGTATTTATGTTTGTATAAAATTGGTTATATATAAACTGCGCCCGTACACTGCGGATCTGAAAAGTTCAGTACAACATACTGTGTGCAGCTATGCCGGAGGAGCTCTAAACTAGCTGGTTTTTATACCTCACAGAGTAAAACACTTGTACAGTTTTCAGATTATTTGTGAGGATCAAGCGCTAGAACTACCATACTAACTGATAATGGAATGCCAAAAATATGAGAAAGGGAAAAAACTGAAGTATTCTTAGCCGGCCACTTAAATATGGTATCGATATACTTtggttttgaaaaagaaaagatgTTCCAAATATAGCCTCTAAGTACTTCTGCATTGCTAGAAAAAGCTGCTACGCATCAACACAATGCTTTCTCAAGCATCACGCCTGATGCATGAGGACAAATGTGTTCAGGCTCTAAGCATGTAGTATTAGTTGAAGATACAGCTACTATTTGTAGAATGTTATATCAATAGAACTGAAAACAACAGAATATGaacaaagagatcaacatgtaataCAAGAAGAGAGGGCTAATTGACTTACTTGGTTCTGGCTCTTGGAGCTGTTATTATCGTTGTTGGCATCCATGGAGAAATCCAGTGAGCTGGTCTGTGTGATCTTCTTTTAGTTCTTCTATATTTTGAATCCTTCAGGCGACTGCCCAAGACGATTGTTGCAGCTTAGCAGGCGATTGTCTCCCTGACGAAAACCCAATACTAGCACCTTCCTATTCTTCTGCTACTATAAATAATAGCCGCAGCCCCTCCCGGTCCGAAGGGGAGGAGTCCTAATCCGACTGGAGGTGCCGGATGATTATTATTGCTATTTCTAAATAATATAATTTCTCAAGTGTACAGCGGAGGAAATCGAGCCCTGTTCACGCTCCGGAGGTCGAATTCTGTACTGCCGCTGCTGCTATTGATCCGGTCATATATAAATCAACAATCCCGTGAAGTAGAAGGTAAGGCGGAGGAAAGAAAATATGGCGCGCAATCCCTGTCGTCCTCGGATTCCCTGAAATTTGACCACACGCGCAGAGTCAGAATCTGAATCGAGAACGGGGTCAATTGGACGCAGAGCAGAGGAGCTGGCGTCCGTGCCTTACTTGGAAGGGAATATGAGGAGACGGCGGCGAGTCGGCAGACCTGAGCATTGCCCGCGCgcgcgcgcgagagagagagtCAGAGGAGCTGGATTTCCGTTTTATATCTCCTCCCCTGTTCTTGAGCGGGCGGGCGCGCGCGCGGGAATTACAACATTTATGTACTCCGTATCTCCGTCGGAAAATTCATTCCGTGGATAACGCGCAAGAGCAAAATTGGCAGATGAATGTACACTTCggttggacggagggagtaccattCCTTGAGGATTCGCGGGAGCTGGCAGCCAGACTCCAGAGCGCAAGTGCACCGACCGGCGGCGATGTCGACGGAGGCGGCGGAGACACAGGGAGCAGGACGCGCGTCCGTCTATGTTCCATTGGTTTGTGCGCTAGCTACAGCAAGTTTGGCGTGTCTTCCCCGTCGACGACGTACCCTCACCGGATGTCTAGAAAACAGTCAAAACCCAGCAATGTTAAAGCATCTCTAACACTCACTCACTCACTCACATATGCCTAAAATCCTCAGAGCATCTTCAGCAGTAGCTCTATAATCTAGCGATGTATACTCGTTGGAGCGCGCTGCATCTGGATAGAGCGTGAGACGCCAGTGATATCGCGTAGTGGCCAAAACAAGACCCCACCAGACGGTGCAAATTACAGCACGCGGCGCCGTGCAAACAACATTCACACTTTTGTATCCACTATACAAAATTAAACAAATCAAATTAAATCAAAATAATTGTCGAGTCTATCGTTTTACTACCGCACCCTCCGTCCCGCACCCTAACCCTCCCGCACCCACGCGGCGGCGCCGCGCTGCGCCGGGCGGCCCCCAGCGGCTCCCCCCCTCCCCCTCCCTTGGGCGCCTCCCTCCCGCCGCCGCTTGAGGCGCCGCCGGCCAAAGCCCTggaggcgtggcggcggcggcggacttcCTCGACCGCGACAGGCATGGGGGCGCGGGTTCGGTGGCGATTTGCATCGGGCCTGCTCGACGGTGGTGCCATGGAGCGCCGGTGACCAGATATCCTCGATGATCTCCATCGTTTGGCGGGCGGCGGCGTTGGTTCGGGTCCGATCTAGGCCCTGACGGGCTTGGGAGGGCTACGGTCATCCTGCTGCGTCGACAACGATGCCGACTTCGTGCAGGTTTCTGGGCTTGTTCCGAGGCACGAGGACAGCATGGGCGACTGCCCTGGGCATGGTGGTGGCGGCCTCCTCCTTCGCGGGAGGTTGTCGGCTGGTTGCTGGGGTGGCGGATCACGAGATCTGTCTACTCCGGCGATGAAGATCTAGTCGACGACGAGCTAGCGGTGAAGGGGCCACCGGTGACAACCGCGCCTTGACATcattcttggcggatgatggcggcggctattGGCGTCGTTCCCTTGCGAAGGCATCATCTTTGTTGGCCTGTCTGCTTGCTCTTGCCGAGTTGTGGACTAGCGGCTATCGGTGAAAACTATGCCACaattggcgggcgatggcggcgttaagtgtcgcttccttcttgaaggcatcgtcgtcgtaGTCTGCGGatactcactcgtgctgctccgggggaaaccctagatccgggtcTCCTGGATCGAATGATGATGGCGCTTCTTGCATctttctacctcttggggcatcatttttggagcagcggctggatggaggtggatcttggtggagtggtgttcatctaccacgttgACATTGATGGTTCTCGGCGGCGTGGAGCTACATGGTATCGAAGAAGGGTGCGGACTGCTGGACGCGTGCATGATGGTGGAGCTATCTGGCGTCATGGTGACATCGACGGCAGGTCTGGAAAGGACAATGTGGTGATCCCTCTTGAAGATAGGTGCGAGGAAGATGGCAGTAGCGATTTCTGTGGCTTGTGtgttggcgtgcgctgagagtcttcttaactggatgtgcttctcacctgctattgggtgGCTTGGGAAGGCAGTTGGTTGTTttgatgatgtgagttggtgtttTGTCACCTccttcatccctctgtaggtttagcgaggtggcttctaatttaatcttttgtattgctcttgtaagatgttgtgaataatctaataaaaaagccgtgtgcatcccttggatgcagaagctggggtgatattcccccatttcgaaagaaAGCAAATAGTAAAGGGGCAATAGACAAATAGAGAAAATGTTTCACCAATAAATACAACAACTTGTTCATCAACAAATACAACAAATAAAGTAGCTCACCAATTGTTGTTCATTTCATTTCCACCACTCCTGCATGAAATCCTTGTTGGAGCTCATCGTGCACATCAGTGGACCGAATCGCTTGATACAAAGCAATGAAACAAGCCACCCTTTGTGAAGTCATTCTCACTTGCACGAGCACCCCCATCAATTCATACTGGGTGTGGTCTACATCTTTGCCACGATTGGTCTCTATGATCATGTTATACATGATCACATATGTGTTCATGATATACCAAAGACACTCTTGATCCCAAAACCTCGTCGATAGTAAATTGGACTTGCAAAATCCCAAATTCCCTCTCCACATCTTTCCTAGCCGTAGCTTGTGCATTGTGAAATCAAGTTTGTTTCTTACCTTTTGGTTTGACCACCGGCTTCACAAAAATTTTCCACCTTGGGTAGAGGTCATCGGCAAGAATGTAGCCAAAGTTGTACGGCCATTTGCTTCGAACTCCACTTGTGGACCTTCACACAATGCAAGCCTCGTCATAGAGGGTGATCGTTGAAGAACATTGATCAATGTCATTGAACGAGCCGGGAATTCCAAAGAATGCATGCCAAATCCA
It includes:
- the LOC127348231 gene encoding uncharacterized protein, with translation MDANNDNNSSKSQNQQLEGEDRLSTLTDDILLSILGRLTAHMAARTSVLSTRWMHLPWLLPELSINVKEFLSGPCSDPAEENDMDQAMASLTNATRSFLAKPRKGSSISRLHLQLYLINTFLCDIGPLVDDAVSSDLLKDLDLTVHDETDPLDRTEEDMIQRAQDVDGFFTAYPTVLRCLTRLCLYNVCFGKLDINHILSDCCKQLKHLILFHSDSGECTPCKIDAPNSKLSILEINTCRFERLELVCLPKLERLEWNTWLSVYAPLSFGFVPSLGELKLSNGRSASHRGFKLSEVLDGATSIHTLTLDFQGENLWMPLQIKELCPAFNKIRKLSVCVL